In the Brachyhypopomus gauderio isolate BG-103 chromosome 4, BGAUD_0.2, whole genome shotgun sequence genome, one interval contains:
- the itprid2 gene encoding LOW QUALITY PROTEIN: protein ITPRID2 (The sequence of the model RefSeq protein was modified relative to this genomic sequence to represent the inferred CDS: deleted 1 base in 1 codon), whose amino-acid sequence MEECKVSPSHGEPNLTSASWKRMAWAKSRDSWQEDQAPPAPPPEDGKSSPAADAGPITNKIVNWFTGCRTPLGASLDEQSSSLSKGLQRNGCSFEDDLSLGAEANHLQSSTAKPDSPGYVAPAREKRSQFRLKGRSMNSTGSGKSSGTLSSVSELLELYEEDPEEILYNLGFGREEPDIPSKIPSRFFNSSSSAKGIDIKVYLGAQVQRMELENPNFALTSRFRQTEVLATVANVFSEIYSQVSGQPLQKIVSQEGQGQKINPALNAAKILKRNITRSNLLAAAEGSAAPPTSTSDPDKVEARNQASEQGPAPEPESKPQPKVFKKKDSSGLATVAEETNQGAERLCPSASEQNPPLRNGEIASPSTSEQNPPLTNGEVASPSASEQNPALRNGEVASPSASEQNPLQNPFLSDGEALPPVASEQNLLLSNGEASGPTAAETPASLVPPDTPLVLVSVSKEAIVHAPEVGGAQVISVSSDASSLLPVQLSQPRDSFEMEELQSTEDEVSGPGCLSRVGWEHLLRTASQQSDSSGFAEEPSTNVSANLEALTLRQVQESTDSCDSETTLTSHAGGLPSPLVLDHPVYEKLQGEEPLPQPSAAPSVPVRTPEEAPQHVDQVVPASVNEEACGASGDLEAAAPPAGLELDLVDDLGTSTETNPSTPSGSSTPPGPVAEFESLSGPSLSSEQGSGPGVGSEAGGERDLSTSAQLQGALRRAQQRAPAACEERTGRVWVRARDLQGDAEARERNPLLRSSSLPTSWISPTRVVSSVHIQLGQGAVKHHPSAYRYLYEEEESDHGSAGQGEDVQPQAKCRSTLIINPAPPDGNTSAPAPETQADGVGAPPYPLNIPQYLTRSSSSLYSAPADFPRRLLADSPLWSTSSVPDLSQNTTRPRPLLPQHAHLHSASYFGEAASSSNHRTFNAAHYSHAPGTANSPYTPTHTAPYAPYAPAPSPQFSHPLHPAPQATPLPPPHVPYTPPLGLPYSGLVHQYSAPHSAPYGFNLQGSPYHPQVPVPHPHSAPYSLPYAGAPYHPAMAYGQQGPFSPASAPFTPPSSLLPCDSPTPAMSSTEMQLRRVLHEIRDTVQSLGQSPTMPQGSTSSGLLSPAQPVLPLYEELQMRRRSLNVFRSQMMDLELTLMRQQAMVYQHLGPEERREAEQLQRLRTAVRQELQELELQLEDRLLTLEEQLRLCRHPLGMTRGHSIESLSSTSALRAMEPVCDLLREQQSLQSQLGYDAPFRVAGSSVSARSSRAASPARPPQRRRSPSPQRGGLYRTCLNLTPAAPSRPGAAGHPPASTDGQDTDEAQGPGEEQRGGDTYGGGNDHLQQLIAEIKHNLAEEIRQEIVNELLAAVSPRRSPVPARERPV is encoded by the exons ATGGAGGAGTGTAAGGTGTCCCCGTCCCACGGCGAGCCCAACTTGACCTCCGCCAGCTGGAAGCGGATGGCATGGGCCAAGAGCCGGGACTCCTGGCAGGAGGACCAGGCCCCGCCGGCCCCGCCGCCCGAGGACGGCAAGTCGAGCCCAGCCGCTGACGCAG GACCTATAACAAACAAAATCGTAAACTGGTTCACTGGCTGCAG GACTCCACTTGGTGCTTCTTTGGATGAACAGTCCAGCAGTTTGTCTAAAG GGCTACAAAGGAACGGATGCAGCTTTGAAGATGACCTGTCCCTGGGTGCAGAAG ccAATCATCTCCAGAGCAGCACTGCTAAACCAGACAGCCCTGG CTACGTTGCGCCGGCCAGAGAGAAGAGGAGCCAGTTCAGGCTGAAGGGACGCAGCATGAACTCCACCGGCTCGGGGAAGAGCAGCGGCACCTTGTCCAG TGTGTCAGAGTTGTTGGAACTGTATGAAGAAGACCCGGAAGAGATCCTCTATAACCTGGGCTTCGGGCGGGAGGAGCCGGACATCCCCTCCAAGATTCCCTCCCGCTTCTTTAACTCCTCCTCCAGCGCCAAGGGCATCGACATCAAGGTGTACCTGGGAGCCCAGGTCCAGCGCATGGAGCTGGAGAACCCAAACTTCGCCCTCACCA GTCGCTTTCGTCAGACGGAGGTCCTGGCCACAGTAGCCAACGTCTTCTCGGAGATCTACTCCCAGGTGTCTGGCCAACCGCTCCAGAAGATCGTCTCCCAGGAAGGGCAAGGTCAGAAGATTAACCCCGCACTCAACGCAGCCAAGATCCTGAAGAGAAACATCACTCGCTCCAACCTCCTGGCAGCCGCAGAGGGCAGCGCCGCTCCACCCACTTCGACCTCCGACCCTGACAAGGTGGAGGCCAGGAACCAGGCTAGCGAACAGGGCCCAGCCCCGGAGCCCGAGTCCAAACCACAGCCGAAGGTTTTCAAGAAGAAGGACTCCTCGGGTCTGGCTACGGTGGCGGAGGAAACGAACCAGGGTGCAGAACGCCTGTGTCCCAGcgcttctgaacagaacccacCGCTTAGAAACGGAGAGATAGCGTCCCCCAgcacttctgaacagaacccacCACTTACAAACGGAGAGGTGGCGTCCCCCAGCGCTTCTGAGCAGAACCCAGCGCTTAGAAACGGGGAGGTGGCGTCCCCCAGCGCTTCTGAGCAGAACCCGCTTCAGAACCCGTTTCTTAGCGACGGAGAGGCGCTGCCCCCGGTTGCTTCTGAACAGAACCTGTTGCTTAGCAATGGAGAGGCCTCGGGCCCAACCGCTGCAGAAACGCCGGCGAGTCTGGTGCCCCCAGACACTCCTCTGGTCCTGGTGAGCGTGAGCAAAGAGGCCATTGTCCATGCGCCTGAGGTCGGGGGGGCCC AGGTCATCTCTGTCTCTTCTGATGCCAGCTCCCTCCTGCCTGTCCAACTGAGCCAGCCACGCGACTCCTttgagatggaggag TTGCAGAGCACAGAGGACGAAGTATCGGGACCTGGCTGTCTCTCTCGCGTGGGCTGGG AGCACTTACTGAGGACAGCAAGTCAACAGTCAGACAGCAGTGGTTTTGCTGAGGAACCATCAACAAATGTCTCTGCTAATCTGGAG GCACTGACCCTCCGACAGGTCCAGGAGAGCACGGACAGCTGTGACAGTGAGACCACGCTGACGTCTCATGCTGGTGGACTCCCGTCTCCGCTGGTCCTGGACCATCCGGTGTACGAGAAGCTCCAGGGGGAGGAGCCGCTCCCGCAGCCCAGCGCGGCCCCCTCCGTCCCGGTCAGGACTCCAGAGGAAGCCCCTCAGCACGTGGACCAAGTGGTGCCTGCTTCAGTGAACGAGGAAGCATGCGGAGCCAGCGGGGACCTGGAGGctgcagcgccccctgcagggctGGAGTTGGACTTGGTAGATGATCTCGGTACTTCGACGGAGACCAATCCGTCAACGCCGTCTGGTTCCTCTACTCCGCCAGGCCCGGTGGCGGAGTTTGAGTCCCTCTCGGGTCCAAGCCTCTCGTCTGAGCAAGGTTCTGGTCCAGGGGTCGGGTCCGAAGCGGGCGGAGAGCGGGATCTCAGCACCTCCGCACAGCTCCAGGGAGCTCTGCGCAGGGCTCAGCAGAGAGCGCCCGCCGCGTGCGAGGAGCGGACGGGCCGGGTTTGGGTCCGGGCGAGGGACCTGCAGGGGGATGCGGAGGCCCGTGAAAGGAACCCGCTCCTGAGATCCAGCTCCCTCCCCACCTCGTGGATCAGTCCCACCAGGGTGGTGTCGTCGGTGCACATCCAGCTGGGTCAAGGCGCGGTCAAACACCACCCGTCCGCATACAGGTACCTctacgaggaggaggagagcgacCACGGCTCTGCTGGCCAAGGAGAAGACGTTCAACCTCAGGCAAAGTGCAGGTCCACCCTCATCATCAACCCTGCACCCCCAGATGGAAACACGTCTGCCCCGGCCCCAGAGACTCAGGCGGACGGCGTGGGGGCCCCGCCCTACCCCCTGAACATCCCACAGTACCTGACTCGGTCCAGCAGTTCTCTCTACAGCGCCCCAGCGGATTTCCCCCGCCGACTCCTGGCTGACTCGCCCTTGTGGAGCACCAGCAGTGTTCCTGACCTCAGCCAGAACACAACGAGGCCACGCCCTCTGCTTCCGCAACACGCCCACCTCCACTCGGCCAGTTACTTCGGAGAGGCAGCTAGCTCGTCCAATCACAGAACGTTTAACGCTGCCCATTACAGTCACGCCCCAGGCACCGCCAACAGCCcttacactcccacacacaccgcgCCGTACGCTCCGTACGCACCAGCCCCGAGCCCCCAGTTCTCTCATCCGCTACACCCCGCCCCTCAGGCCAcgcctctcccccctccccacgtACCTTACACGCCCCCACTCGGTCTACCCTACAGTGGCTTAGTCCATCAGTACTCCGCTCCTCACAGCGCCCCCTATGGGTTCAACCTGCAGGGAAGTCCCTACCACCCCCAAGTGCCTGTCCCTCACCCCCACAGTGCCCCCTACAGCCTGCCTTACGCAGGTGCCCCTTACCACCCAGCCATGGCATACGGGCAGCAGGGCCCCTTCTCCCCCGCATCTGCCCCTTTTACCCCTCCGTCCTCCCTGTTGCCCTGTGACTCCCCGACTCCTGCCATGAGCAGTACAGAAATGCAGCTCCGCAGAGTCCTGCACGAAATCAGAGACACCGTGCAAAGTCTCGGACAG AGTCCCACAATGCCGCAGGGCAGCACGAGTTCAGGCCTGCTGAGTCCCGCCCAGCCGGTCCTGCCGCTCTACGAG GAGCTACAGATGCGTCGGCGGAGTCTGAACGTGTTCAGGTCTCAGATGATGGACCTGGAGCTCACGCTGATGAGGCAGCAGGCCATGGTCTACCAGCACCTCGGACCCGAGGAGAG gcggGAGGCGGAGCAGCTCCAGCGTCTGCGCACTGCGGTGCGTCAGGAGTTACAGGAGCTGGAGCTGCAGCTGGAGGATCGGCTCCTCACGCTGGAGGAGCAGCTGCGCCTCTGCCGCCACCCGCTG GGCATGACGAGGGGCCACAGCATAGAGAGTCTGTCCAGTACGTCTGCCCTGAGGGCCATGGAGCCG GTGTGTGATCTCCTACGGGAGCAGCAGTCTCTTCAGTCTCAGCTGGGCTATGATGCTCCTTTCCGTGTAGCCGGCAGCTCCGTGTCCGCACGCTCGTCCAGGGCGGCCAGCCCCGCCCGCCCTCCACAGCGCCGCCGCTCTCCCTCGCCCCAGAGGGGGGGCCTGTACCGCACGTGCCTCAACCTCACCCCCGCTGCCCCCTCCCGCCCTGGGGCAGCCGGCCACCCGCCCGCGTCCACAGACGGCCAGGACACGGACGAGGCCCAAGGGCCcggggaggagcagagaggaggagacacaTACGGAGGAGGAAACGATCACCTGCAACAGCTGATCGCAGAg ATCAAACACAACCTGGCTGAGGAGATCAGGCAGGAGATAGTCAATGAGCTTTTGGCTGCTGTGTCGCCACGGCGATCGCCCGTACCAGCAAGAGAGCGACCGGTGTGA